The DNA segment CAGCGCCCGGCGCAGCGCCACGTAGCGCCCGGCGCGGCGCGGCGAGATGCGGCCGTTGACGACGAGCACGGGCACGCCCGCGCGCCGCAGCGCGACGAGCAGCACCGGCCAGAGCTCGGTCTCGAGCAGGACGAACAGCGCCGGGCGTTCGCGGCGCACGGCCGCCGCCGGAATCCACCCCCAGTCCAGCGGCAGGAAGCGGCAGCGCACCCGCGGCTCGCCGGCGGCCACCGTCTCCTCGGCCACGCGACGACCGCCGGGCGTGAACGTTGAGAGCAGGACGCGGGCGTCGGGGCGCTCGCGCAGCAACGCGCCGATCAGCGGGGCCGCCGCCCGCACCTCGCCGACGGAGGCGGCGTGAACCCAGATCGTCCCGGCGGCCGCCTCCCCGCGCGCCGCGCCGCCGAGGCGCTCGCGGAGCCCCCGGCGCAGCGCCGGCACGAAGGGCGCCAGCAGCAGCAGCGCGGCCAGGGCAACCGCGCCGAGGGCCTGATAGACGATGAGCAGCATCCCGGGGCGGCATTATACCCACGATCCGCGCAGGCGCGGATCCGGCAGAGCAGACCTGTCGACCTGCCTCGGATCAATGTGACTTCACCGCACTGTGGCAGGGAGGACTGTCAACCACGCGAGGCGCACCCCACGATCGAGGCACGATGACACGTCGTCTTCTCCGATCCGCGCGCACGCGCGGAGCGGATACCCGCACTCGCATTGGCACCCCGCGCGTGCTACCATTCCGGCCGGCCCGGGAGGCGGCGGCGCGTTGCTGGTGACGCGCCGGGCGCTTCGGGCGGGCCGAGGCTGAATGGCTGAGACTGACGCGAAGACAGCGACTCCCCTCCC comes from the bacterium genome and includes:
- a CDS encoding glycosyltransferase N-terminal domain-containing protein; this translates as MLLIVYQALGAVALAALLLLAPFVPALRRGLRERLGGAARGEAAAGTIWVHAASVGEVRAAAPLIGALLRERPDARVLLSTFTPGGRRVAEETVAAGEPRVRCRFLPLDWGWIPAAAVRRERPALFVLLETELWPVLLVALRRAGVPVLVVNGRISPRRAGRYVALRRAL